One window of Chamaesiphon minutus PCC 6605 genomic DNA carries:
- a CDS encoding DUF1772 domain-containing protein, giving the protein MINTYPIALKLITVIGCALIAGVFFAFSTFVMNALSRLPPAQGIAAMQSINIIAINPLFMTALFGTAATCLLLAVSTLAKLSQPDAVYVFIGSLLYLIGTVGVTISFNVPLNNALAIADPSSTESANLWAKYLTDWTFWNHVRTVAALIAAVLFMLAKPLY; this is encoded by the coding sequence ATGATAAATACCTACCCGATCGCCTTGAAGTTGATTACAGTAATCGGTTGTGCCTTAATCGCCGGAGTTTTCTTTGCGTTCTCCACCTTTGTCATGAATGCCCTGTCGCGACTCCCGCCAGCACAAGGGATTGCTGCCATGCAATCCATCAATATCATAGCCATCAATCCGTTATTTATGACAGCCTTGTTTGGAACGGCGGCGACTTGTCTGTTGCTAGCTGTCTCGACGCTAGCAAAACTGTCTCAACCTGATGCTGTTTATGTGTTCATCGGTAGTTTACTCTATCTAATTGGCACAGTGGGAGTAACGATCTCCTTCAATGTACCACTAAATAATGCACTGGCAATCGCCGATCCCAGCAGCACCGAGAGCGCAAACCTTTGGGCTAAATACTTAACAGATTGGACTTTCTGGAATCATGTTCGGACAGTAGCGGCACTGATAGCCGCAGTATTATTCATGCTGGCAAAGCCTCTCTATTAG
- a CDS encoding nucleotidyltransferase domain-containing protein — protein sequence MDAEDTYRQPDRTFLPLRLSVSFDREKYKRLMKNSISEMTLHDVSEIVQLFERHGIEFYVDGGWGVDALLGKQTRPHADLDIAIEHKDSLQVRALLKARGYSDMHRADSSDFNFVLGDCEGHQIDLHTYTFDAAGNCIYGIPYPLESLSGNGSINGYPVNCISPEWVVKFHTAYQFDEDDYRDVKAICQHFKIAMPLEYEDFERDFLQQGRS from the coding sequence ATGGATGCCGAGGATACTTACAGACAACCCGATCGAACCTTTTTGCCGCTGAGGTTGTCTGTTTCGTTCGATCGAGAAAAATATAAGAGATTAATGAAAAATAGTATTTCTGAAATGACATTGCATGATGTAAGTGAAATCGTGCAGCTTTTCGAGCGGCACGGAATTGAGTTTTATGTTGATGGCGGATGGGGTGTCGATGCGTTGCTTGGAAAACAAACACGTCCTCATGCCGATTTGGACATTGCGATCGAGCACAAAGACTCACTACAAGTCCGTGCTTTGCTAAAAGCGCGAGGTTACAGTGACATGCATCGCGCCGATAGTAGTGATTTCAACTTTGTTTTAGGCGATTGTGAAGGTCATCAGATCGATCTTCACACTTATACTTTTGATGCCGCAGGTAATTGTATTTATGGTATTCCCTACCCATTGGAATCATTGTCTGGAAATGGTTCAATCAATGGGTATCCTGTGAACTGCATTTCACCAGAATGGGTCGTGAAGTTTCATACCGCATATCAATTTGATGAGGACGATTATCGTGATGTCAAGGCAATCTGCCAGCACTTCAAAATCGCGATGCCTTTGGAATATGAAGATTTTGAACGCGATTTCCTTCAACAAGGGCGATCTTAG
- a CDS encoding GNAT family N-acetyltransferase: protein MSFFFQNTNNDIAREVDDTLYLQQIDVEPEHGRRGIGSALVKTVCTWAQQQGYRIVSLSTFRDIPWNAPSYAKIGFHPVDETLLTTGFQQIRIKELTAGLPISERVVMYCEF, encoded by the coding sequence TTGTCTTTCTTCTTTCAAAATACTAACAACGATATCGCCCGTGAGGTGGATGATACGCTTTATCTTCAACAAATCGATGTTGAACCCGAACATGGACGCAGAGGAATTGGTTCGGCATTGGTAAAGACGGTTTGTACTTGGGCACAACAGCAGGGATATCGCATTGTATCGTTATCCACCTTTCGAGATATTCCCTGGAATGCTCCTTCCTACGCAAAAATAGGGTTTCACCCTGTTGATGAAACTTTACTGACAACTGGTTTTCAACAGATTAGAATCAAAGAGTTGACAGCGGGATTACCAATATCGGAACGGGTAGTTATGTATTGTGAATTTTAG
- a CDS encoding GNAT family N-acetyltransferase, producing MLINQDFSSISFPCLETKRLWLRQATQEDTEAVFAMFSDPKVTQFHDLDTFTHLDEAIGVIERWISGFESGHRIRWGIARKQDNCLIGSCGFRWDTEANAAVIGYELASQFWRQGIMSEALHAILQYEFERTGAQFAIAEIMLENIASRRLLEKLGFRSQRVLKKHGFWKGERHDLEQFMLTRAKFTAG from the coding sequence ATGTTGATAAACCAAGATTTTTCATCAATTTCTTTCCCATGCCTTGAAACAAAGCGGCTCTGGCTTCGGCAGGCAACTCAGGAAGATACTGAGGCTGTGTTTGCCATGTTCTCCGATCCCAAGGTAACTCAGTTTCACGATCTCGATACATTCACTCATCTTGATGAAGCAATTGGAGTAATTGAGCGATGGATAAGCGGTTTTGAAAGTGGACATAGGATACGTTGGGGAATCGCTCGTAAACAAGATAACTGCCTAATTGGCTCCTGTGGATTCAGATGGGATACAGAAGCAAATGCTGCTGTTATTGGCTATGAGCTTGCCAGCCAGTTTTGGAGACAAGGCATTATGAGTGAGGCTTTACATGCCATTTTGCAGTATGAGTTTGAACGCACAGGAGCGCAATTTGCGATCGCAGAAATCATGTTAGAGAACATAGCTTCTAGAAGATTGCTGGAAAAGCTGGGTTTCAGGAGTCAGAGGGTACTGAAAAAGCATGGTTTTTGGAAGGGGGAGCGTCACGATCTGGAGCAATTCATGTTAACAAGAGCCAAGTTTACAGCCGGATAA
- the katG gene encoding catalase/peroxidase HPI, with protein sequence MTDNATVTGGCPFRGTRIEGAQGLGPTLEDWWPDRLRVELLHQQTDLANPLGADFDYAKAFETIDLNELKNDIFEMLKTSQDWWPADYGHYGPQMIRMAWHAAGTYRIADGRGGAGSALQRFLPIDSWVDNGNTDKSRRLLWPIKQKYGSALSWADLMVLTGNCALEAMGFKTFGFGGGRLDGWQADSATYWGAETEMQGRSRWHGDPKGEYYDLENPVAASEMSLIYVNPEGPGGNSDPLSSAREIRETFARMAMNDEETVALIAGGHAFGKSHGAVAKEHIGPAPAGASIETQGFGWMNSAGTGNAEFTMTNGIEGSWTSEPTKWDAEYLHNLFNFEWELTESPAGAKQWRPTVATLEATTPDAHIEGKRNPLMMMTSDIALRDDPAYAKICRRYLDNMSEFEDAFSRAWYKLTHRDMGPKVRYLGAEVPAESLIWQDPIPKLDHDPIDSTDIADLKAKILAMGLSVSELVGTAWASASTFRSSDKRGGANGARIRLAPQKDWEVNQPQQLAKVLSALEGVQKMFNDAQTGNKQVSLADLIVLGGCAGVDRAARDAGVEVDVPFTPGRMDAKPEDTDIESFEWLHPVVDGFRNFQQRQFKVACEVFLIDRANLLTLTAPQLTALIGGLRAIGINWDGSKHGAFTERPGVLSNDFFVNLFDMATVWTATNNEKTAFEGRDRQTGQPKWTATRADLVFGSDPQLRAVGEVYAANDGHQRLVRDFVAAWDKVMMLDRFDVPNRGRVGQPPQG encoded by the coding sequence ATGACAGATAATGCAACTGTAACAGGTGGGTGCCCGTTCCGTGGCACCCGAATTGAAGGTGCTCAGGGCTTGGGGCCAACGCTTGAAGATTGGTGGCCGGATCGCCTGCGCGTGGAGCTGCTTCACCAACAAACCGATCTGGCCAATCCGCTGGGAGCCGATTTTGATTACGCCAAGGCGTTCGAGACGATCGATCTTAACGAGCTGAAGAACGATATTTTCGAGATGCTCAAGACATCTCAGGATTGGTGGCCTGCCGATTACGGTCATTACGGCCCGCAGATGATCCGAATGGCGTGGCACGCGGCGGGCACCTATCGGATTGCCGATGGTCGCGGTGGTGCGGGTAGTGCGCTCCAGCGGTTCCTACCGATCGATTCATGGGTAGATAATGGTAATACCGATAAGTCGCGTCGCCTGCTGTGGCCGATCAAACAAAAATACGGTAGTGCCCTGAGCTGGGCAGACCTGATGGTGCTGACTGGCAATTGCGCCCTCGAAGCGATGGGTTTCAAGACCTTCGGCTTCGGTGGCGGGCGGTTGGACGGGTGGCAAGCCGATAGCGCGACCTACTGGGGTGCCGAAACCGAAATGCAGGGTCGGTCGCGGTGGCACGGCGATCCTAAGGGCGAGTATTACGACCTCGAAAATCCAGTAGCAGCCTCGGAAATGTCGCTGATCTACGTCAATCCAGAGGGGCCAGGTGGCAACTCCGATCCGCTCTCTTCCGCTCGTGAAATCCGCGAGACTTTCGCGCGGATGGCGATGAATGACGAGGAAACCGTTGCCCTGATCGCTGGCGGTCACGCCTTCGGCAAGAGCCACGGTGCCGTGGCTAAGGAACATATCGGCCCAGCTCCAGCAGGCGCATCGATCGAAACGCAGGGTTTTGGCTGGATGAATTCAGCAGGCACTGGGAACGCCGAGTTCACCATGACCAACGGCATCGAGGGTTCCTGGACATCGGAGCCGACTAAATGGGATGCCGAGTATCTGCATAACCTGTTTAACTTCGAGTGGGAACTGACCGAAAGCCCTGCTGGTGCCAAACAGTGGCGACCGACGGTAGCGACTCTTGAAGCCACCACGCCCGACGCGCATATAGAGGGCAAACGCAACCCACTGATGATGATGACCTCGGACATCGCCTTGCGCGACGATCCGGCGTATGCCAAAATCTGTCGCCGCTACCTCGATAATATGAGCGAGTTTGAGGACGCGTTCTCCCGCGCCTGGTATAAGCTCACCCACCGCGATATGGGGCCAAAAGTCCGCTACCTGGGAGCCGAAGTACCAGCAGAGAGTTTAATCTGGCAAGATCCGATTCCGAAGCTCGACCATGACCCGATCGATTCGACCGATATTGCCGATCTCAAAGCTAAGATCCTGGCTATGGGCTTAAGCGTCTCAGAACTCGTCGGTACGGCGTGGGCATCAGCCTCGACTTTCCGCAGCTCTGACAAACGGGGCGGCGCAAACGGAGCGCGCATCCGGCTGGCTCCCCAAAAGGATTGGGAAGTAAATCAGCCCCAACAGCTCGCCAAGGTGCTATCGGCACTCGAAGGTGTGCAAAAAATGTTTAATGATGCCCAAACTGGCAACAAGCAAGTCTCCCTGGCCGATCTCATCGTGCTGGGCGGCTGCGCGGGTGTCGATCGAGCCGCTCGCGATGCTGGTGTCGAAGTCGATGTGCCCTTCACGCCGGGTCGGATGGATGCCAAGCCGGAGGACACCGACATCGAGAGTTTCGAGTGGCTCCATCCGGTCGTCGATGGTTTCCGCAATTTTCAGCAGCGACAGTTCAAAGTAGCCTGTGAGGTGTTCTTGATCGATCGGGCGAACCTGCTAACGCTGACCGCCCCACAACTGACGGCACTAATCGGCGGCTTGCGGGCGATCGGGATTAACTGGGACGGTTCCAAGCACGGCGCGTTCACCGAGCGACCTGGCGTGTTGAGCAACGATTTCTTCGTCAACCTCTTCGATATGGCAACGGTCTGGACTGCCACCAATAACGAAAAGACGGCGTTTGAGGGTCGCGATCGTCAGACGGGTCAGCCGAAGTGGACGGCAACCCGCGCCGATTTGGTGTTTGGCTCCGATCCGCAGCTCCGAGCTGTCGGTGAGGTTTATGCTGCTAACGATGGCCATCAACGACTGGTGCGCGATTTCGTGGCGGCATGGGACAAGGTGATGATGCTCGATCGATTCGATGTGCCCAATCGCGGTCGTGTGGGTCAGCCGCCTCAAGGCTAG